In a genomic window of Streptomyces sp. NBC_01231:
- a CDS encoding helix-turn-helix transcriptional regulator: MTSDAHLNGLGEFLEACRAQLSPRTVGLPESRAPRRVPGLRREEVAQLSGISTDRYTRLEQGRAPVPTSVLATLVRVLHLDDEQRDHLFALAAGDECAPRRRRAQKVQPQLRRLLDELAETRARPGASHRNYARLVFTDRGFRELYPDWRTIARSCVAHLRLEAAKCPGDPWLAALVGELSVADADFTQWWAGRQVPGLRVGTKRLRHPVAGALTLDWDSLTSTADPAQQLVIMTPEPGTPSQDGLRFLASWTAAPYQRAWDATA, translated from the coding sequence ATGACCAGCGACGCGCATCTGAACGGGCTGGGAGAATTCCTCGAGGCGTGCCGGGCGCAACTCAGTCCGCGGACCGTGGGTCTGCCCGAGTCCCGGGCGCCACGGCGAGTGCCGGGGCTTCGCCGGGAGGAGGTCGCCCAGCTTTCGGGGATCAGCACCGACCGCTACACGCGGTTGGAGCAAGGGCGTGCACCCGTGCCGACATCGGTGCTCGCCACCCTCGTCCGTGTCCTGCATCTTGACGATGAGCAGCGTGACCACCTGTTCGCCCTGGCCGCAGGAGATGAGTGCGCGCCGCGCCGCAGACGGGCGCAGAAGGTCCAGCCGCAACTCAGACGTCTCCTGGACGAACTGGCCGAGACTCGCGCTCGTCCTGGGGCGTCACATCGCAACTACGCCCGGCTGGTCTTCACCGACCGCGGCTTCCGGGAGCTCTACCCTGACTGGAGGACGATCGCCCGGAGCTGCGTCGCCCACCTGCGCCTGGAGGCCGCCAAGTGCCCTGGCGACCCTTGGTTGGCCGCGCTCGTCGGCGAGCTCTCGGTGGCCGACGCCGACTTCACGCAGTGGTGGGCAGGCCGCCAGGTGCCAGGCCTGCGGGTCGGCACGAAGAGGCTGCGCCACCCGGTCGCCGGCGCCCTCACCCTCGACTGGGACAGCCTGACCTCGACAGCCGACCCCGCACAGCAGCTGGTGATCATGACCCCTGAGCCCGGGACCCCGTCCCAGGACGGACTGCGCTTCCTTGCGTCGTGGACTGCTGCTCCGTACCAGCGGGCGTGGGATGCGACAGCATGA
- a CDS encoding AMP-binding protein produces MPLRHLSPRDQHLFWQYGRGPTADLHDPLVHHAVERQAAATPHAVAAEHLGATITYGELDGYADALAALLIRKGVRPGEHVGLFVRRSIPMLVGLLGILKAGAAYVPQDIDLTPPAQLGHVIRTAGTRVILTLADHAARVPRPTGHRLIALDTEPLAQAPGPRPRVTGDDGCYVLFTSGTTGPPNGVKVTHRNVAKLLFTEPGSLGIRPGDRVTQLLNIAFDMAAAWEILGCLAHGGTLVIRGKDIAAAARTADVIVATPTVLSGIDPAACPHVRTVAVAGEPCPRPLADRWAARAAFFNCCGPTETTIVNTMGRHDPTAPRLTIGRPTPNNTVYVLDANRRALPIGEVGEMWVGGASVSADYFDNDHVNAERYAPDPFLGPGHRMFRTRGLGRWTLDGEVEHLGRTDDQVKVRGFRVEPDSVSSVLESVAG; encoded by the coding sequence ATGCCCTTGCGCCACTTGTCCCCCCGCGACCAGCACCTTTTCTGGCAGTACGGCCGTGGCCCCACCGCCGACCTCCACGACCCGCTCGTCCACCACGCCGTCGAACGGCAGGCCGCGGCCACCCCGCACGCCGTCGCCGCCGAACACCTGGGCGCGACGATCACCTACGGCGAGCTCGACGGATACGCAGACGCCCTCGCCGCACTCCTGATCCGTAAGGGCGTACGGCCCGGCGAGCATGTCGGCCTCTTCGTACGCCGCTCGATCCCGATGCTGGTCGGCCTGCTCGGCATCTTGAAGGCGGGCGCCGCCTATGTACCGCAGGACATCGACCTGACGCCCCCGGCCCAGCTCGGGCACGTGATCCGCACCGCCGGCACTCGCGTGATCCTCACCCTCGCCGACCACGCCGCCCGCGTCCCGCGGCCCACCGGGCACCGCCTGATCGCCCTCGACACCGAGCCTCTGGCGCAGGCCCCCGGCCCGCGCCCGCGCGTCACCGGCGACGACGGCTGCTACGTCCTGTTCACCTCCGGCACCACCGGCCCGCCCAACGGCGTGAAGGTCACCCACCGCAACGTCGCCAAACTCCTGTTCACCGAACCCGGTTCGCTCGGCATCCGCCCCGGGGACCGTGTGACCCAGCTCCTCAACATCGCCTTCGACATGGCCGCCGCCTGGGAGATCCTCGGCTGCCTCGCCCACGGCGGCACCCTCGTCATCCGCGGCAAGGACATCGCGGCCGCGGCCCGCACGGCGGACGTGATCGTCGCCACCCCGACCGTCCTGTCCGGCATCGACCCCGCCGCCTGCCCGCACGTCCGCACGGTCGCCGTCGCGGGGGAACCCTGCCCGCGCCCGCTCGCCGACCGCTGGGCGGCACGCGCCGCCTTCTTCAACTGCTGCGGCCCGACGGAGACGACGATCGTCAACACGATGGGCCGCCACGACCCGACAGCACCCCGGCTCACCATCGGCCGCCCCACCCCCAACAACACGGTGTACGTCCTCGACGCAAACCGCCGGGCGCTGCCGATCGGCGAGGTCGGCGAAATGTGGGTGGGCGGCGCCTCCGTCTCGGCCGACTACTTCGACAACGACCACGTGAACGCCGAGCGCTACGCCCCCGACCCCTTCCTCGGCCCCGGCCATCGCATGTTCCGCACCCGTGGTCTCGGTCGCTGGACCCTCGATGGCGAAGTCGAACACCTCGGCCGCACCGACGACCAGGTCAAGGTGCGCGGCTTCCGCGTCGAACCCGACTCCGTCTCCTCGGTGTTGGAGTCGGTCGCGGGGTGA
- a CDS encoding heme-binding protein → MTEESGNTLATRRGMLGMAGAVAGGLAVSQMAASSASAATDSMGSTATRTISLTQAQRLAEAAIRYVRAHPNFPPMYVLVVDSAGEAKASLRMDNNSSAAAALVPQKAHTARTYRTATADLASNIKDPGQIASHVASGASLLAGGRPIFENSQFIGALAVGGGTPAQDDEVARAALGAL, encoded by the coding sequence ATGACGGAAGAATCCGGCAACACCCTGGCCACGAGACGCGGAATGCTTGGGATGGCGGGGGCGGTCGCGGGCGGACTGGCGGTCAGCCAGATGGCTGCCAGCAGCGCCTCAGCCGCCACCGACAGCATGGGATCGACCGCCACGCGGACGATCAGCCTGACCCAGGCCCAGCGGCTCGCCGAGGCCGCCATCCGCTACGTGCGCGCCCACCCGAATTTTCCCCCCATGTATGTGCTGGTCGTCGACTCCGCCGGCGAAGCCAAGGCATCCCTTCGTATGGACAACAACAGCTCGGCGGCGGCCGCGTTGGTCCCGCAGAAGGCACACACCGCGCGCACCTACCGGACCGCCACCGCCGACCTGGCCTCCAACATCAAGGACCCGGGCCAGATCGCCTCCCATGTCGCCAGTGGCGCCAGCCTGCTGGCCGGCGGTCGACCGATCTTCGAGAACAGTCAGTTCATCGGTGCCCTCGCCGTCGGCGGAGGCACCCCGGCCCAGGACGACGAGGTCGCCCGCGCCGCGCTGGGCGCACTCTGA
- a CDS encoding MarR family transcriptional regulator: protein MAKNRAVKRTRSAPAGEHSPGGQTEPAKDSEATEPIRWLNDEELHAWMALVGMVTKLPAAMDRQLQQDAGLTHFEYQVLVGLSRAPERTLRMSELAGFTASQLPRLSQVATRLERRGWLTRRPDPTDGRYTLAGLTDAGMAKLEASAPGHVSAVRHLVFDSLSPTQVRQMTQIARRIMQAAGSAELH from the coding sequence ATGGCCAAGAACCGCGCCGTGAAGCGGACCCGTAGCGCACCCGCCGGCGAACACAGCCCCGGCGGGCAAACCGAGCCGGCAAAGGACAGCGAGGCTACGGAACCGATCCGGTGGCTGAACGACGAGGAGCTCCACGCCTGGATGGCCCTGGTCGGCATGGTGACCAAGCTGCCCGCGGCAATGGATCGGCAGCTCCAGCAGGACGCCGGGCTCACACACTTCGAGTACCAGGTCCTCGTGGGCCTGTCCCGGGCCCCCGAGCGCACCCTTCGCATGAGCGAGCTGGCCGGCTTCACCGCGAGTCAGCTGCCGCGTCTGTCCCAGGTCGCGACCCGCCTGGAGCGGCGCGGCTGGCTCACCCGCCGCCCCGATCCCACCGACGGCCGTTACACGCTGGCCGGCCTGACCGACGCAGGGATGGCGAAGCTCGAGGCCAGCGCCCCCGGTCATGTCAGCGCGGTCCGCCACCTCGTCTTCGACAGCCTCTCCCCCACGCAGGTGCGTCAGATGACCCAGATTGCGCGGCGCATCATGCAGGCAGCGGGCAGCGCCGAACTCCACTGA
- a CDS encoding ABC transporter ATP-binding protein, whose product MNPYRTTAAHPVLVGAGLKKSYGLTRALAGVDVSVSAGESLAIMGPSGSGKSTLLHCLAGIERHDEGQVMLSVERSERGAPPDGAWVRVDQLGEPHRSELRRTRFGFVFQSGQLLPELPADENVALPLMLGGISRRQAVQKAREWFPPLGLAGMEERRPGQLSGGQAQRVAIARALVGSPQVIFADEPTGALDQVTGMEVIDLLVTTTRRQGTALVVVTHDEDVARWCDRTVRVRDGRLSEDHRTPDGAAGTNAVAHAARGTAGRPVGYDADARYDR is encoded by the coding sequence ATGAACCCGTACCGCACGACCGCTGCCCACCCCGTCCTGGTGGGCGCCGGTCTGAAGAAGTCCTACGGTCTGACCCGCGCCCTGGCCGGTGTCGACGTGTCCGTCTCGGCTGGCGAGTCGCTGGCGATCATGGGCCCGTCCGGGTCGGGCAAGTCCACTCTGCTGCACTGCCTCGCCGGCATCGAACGCCACGACGAGGGCCAGGTGATGCTCTCCGTCGAGCGAAGCGAGAGGGGGGCTCCCCCGGACGGAGCCTGGGTGAGAGTGGACCAGCTGGGCGAGCCGCACCGCAGCGAGCTGCGCCGGACCCGCTTCGGCTTCGTCTTCCAGTCCGGCCAGCTGCTGCCGGAGCTGCCCGCCGACGAGAACGTGGCCCTGCCGCTGATGCTCGGCGGCATCTCTCGCCGCCAGGCGGTCCAGAAGGCGCGGGAGTGGTTCCCGCCGCTGGGCCTGGCGGGCATGGAGGAGCGGCGGCCCGGACAGCTGTCCGGCGGGCAGGCGCAGCGTGTGGCCATCGCCCGCGCGCTGGTCGGCAGCCCTCAGGTGATCTTTGCCGACGAGCCCACGGGCGCACTGGACCAGGTCACCGGCATGGAGGTCATCGACCTGCTGGTCACCACCACCCGCAGGCAGGGAACCGCACTCGTCGTGGTCACGCACGACGAGGACGTGGCGCGCTGGTGCGACCGCACCGTCCGGGTCCGCGACGGCCGCCTGAGCGAGGACCACCGGACGCCGGACGGGGCCGCAGGCACGAACGCCGTCGCCCACGCCGCCCGGGGCACCGCCGGACGCCCGGTCGGCTACGACGCGGACGCGAGGTACGACCGATGA
- a CDS encoding ABC transporter permease → MPRWPGELVAVVGHRPTAAAVTTPREDDARRPGDIVTPTRVADFTGRRSSDGIGSGYVALAKIATILVVVPLLVLGASSARLSVSRRDQRLAALRLIGATPGRIAGMTAAEAALTGAAGALLGTIGYGLLLPATARVSVEGGSWYAADLWVGLPVLLAVLAGVVAMVVVSALVGLRQVVVGPLGVARRSKPPRMSFLRALAFVAVIVGYSLFTQEHKSDVNGPLVFFALVFLALSVIGPWVVGVLGRIICALARKPATLLAGRRLLDDPKSGWRTVSGLTLAGFVAGFFALFGISGVSPWGHPDTLAVSVPKARAAVVQQDARHRLEHAGITATVGTNTDWVAQGGENTVQVVVTVPGGTEKLDRARTALTSLVPGPYPVTGTDVNWSFTLFAEDFSAATRVVLGVTFVTAIASAGITAAASVLDRRRTYGLLRLAGTPLRTLDAARRKETLLPVAVLAGGAALTGIFTASPLTLGSGASVDTGGMVLLALCFGVGVAGLLAAGALSRPLLRSVTEQSGPRPE, encoded by the coding sequence GTGCCGCGGTGGCCCGGCGAACTGGTCGCTGTCGTCGGCCACAGGCCGACCGCCGCCGCCGTCACCACCCCGCGCGAAGACGATGCGCGCCGCCCCGGCGACATCGTCACCCCCACCCGGGTCGCCGACTTCACCGGACGGCGCTCGTCCGACGGCATCGGCAGCGGGTACGTGGCTCTCGCGAAGATCGCCACCATCCTCGTCGTCGTACCGCTGCTGGTCCTGGGCGCCTCCTCCGCCCGTCTGTCGGTCTCCCGCCGTGACCAGCGCCTCGCCGCACTGCGGCTCATCGGCGCCACCCCGGGCCGGATCGCCGGGATGACCGCCGCCGAGGCGGCCCTCACCGGCGCGGCGGGCGCGCTGCTGGGCACCATCGGATACGGACTGCTCCTGCCGGCCACCGCGCGGGTGTCCGTGGAAGGCGGCTCCTGGTACGCGGCAGACCTGTGGGTGGGGCTCCCGGTGCTGCTCGCCGTGCTTGCCGGTGTCGTCGCCATGGTGGTCGTCAGCGCGCTCGTCGGGCTGCGCCAGGTCGTCGTCGGCCCCCTGGGCGTGGCGCGCCGCTCCAAGCCACCCCGCATGAGCTTCCTGCGCGCCCTGGCCTTCGTCGCGGTGATCGTGGGCTACAGCTTGTTCACCCAGGAGCACAAGAGTGATGTCAACGGCCCCCTGGTGTTCTTCGCCCTGGTCTTCCTCGCCCTGTCCGTGATCGGCCCGTGGGTGGTCGGTGTCCTCGGGCGGATCATCTGCGCACTTGCCCGGAAGCCGGCGACCCTGCTGGCCGGCCGCCGCCTGCTGGACGATCCCAAGAGCGGCTGGCGTACGGTCTCCGGGCTCACCCTCGCCGGGTTCGTGGCCGGGTTCTTCGCTCTCTTCGGGATCTCCGGCGTCTCGCCGTGGGGACATCCGGACACCCTCGCCGTGTCCGTTCCCAAGGCTCGGGCGGCCGTGGTCCAACAGGATGCGCGGCACCGCCTGGAACACGCGGGGATCACCGCCACCGTCGGCACGAACACCGACTGGGTCGCCCAGGGGGGCGAGAACACCGTGCAGGTCGTGGTCACCGTGCCCGGCGGCACCGAGAAGCTGGACCGCGCCCGCACCGCGCTGACGTCCCTCGTACCCGGGCCGTACCCGGTCACCGGAACCGACGTCAACTGGTCGTTCACGTTGTTCGCAGAGGACTTCTCCGCCGCCACCCGGGTCGTCCTCGGCGTCACCTTCGTCACCGCGATCGCCTCCGCGGGCATCACCGCGGCCGCCTCCGTCCTGGACCGCCGCCGCACCTACGGCCTGCTCCGCCTCGCGGGTACACCGCTGCGGACCCTGGACGCGGCCCGCCGCAAGGAGACCCTCCTCCCCGTGGCCGTCCTCGCCGGCGGAGCAGCCCTGACCGGCATCTTCACCGCCTCCCCGCTCACCCTCGGTAGCGGCGCATCTGTCGACACCGGCGGCATGGTCCTTCTCGCCCTGTGCTTCGGCGTCGGCGTCGCGGGACTGCTGGCGGCCGGCGCGCTCAGCCGCCCGCTGCTGAGGTCGGTCACGGAGCAGTCGGGCCCACGCCCCGAGTAA